One window of Trifolium pratense cultivar HEN17-A07 linkage group LG5, ARS_RC_1.1, whole genome shotgun sequence genomic DNA carries:
- the LOC123885828 gene encoding uncharacterized protein LOC123885828 — protein sequence MMVYKPFSSSYSSFSPFFPLQIKSKSFQMFTTHHHTPPFLYLKNHLTFPLINHHYHPSPCCSLHLSTNNTSDSTSFAVSYLINTFNFSPKLASKLCSTYNICFQTAQNPDLVLNFFRNNGFSETQLRYIIPKAPWLLSCNLSLRVIPKFEFFLSKGASESDIVNLVSKNPMVLAPSLENHIVPTYELLYRFMQSDEETINLVIRKSYLLSSHLVSYNIKMFVDIGVRDSTILKLLEGKCSWLFKKNGMPKMVEELKNSGFHPSKTTFVMALLARENKPAWKEKVDLYKKWGWSDEDVEEAFKKRPLCMMVSINKINSVMNFWVNQLGWDARALTKAPLVLSSSLEKRITPRAHVVQFLLENGLQKESASLTYPFVVSEKFFRDAYLKRFKEESSNLLKLYEEKLSLAYTTDKNGMR from the coding sequence ATGATGGTATACAAACCCTTTTCATCTTCGTATTCTTCTTTTTCACCATTTTTTCCacttcaaatcaaatcaaaatcttTTCAAATGTTCACCACACATCATCATACACCACCTTTTCTCTATCTCAAAAACCACTTAACTTTCCCTCTTATCAACCATCACTATCATCCATCACCATGTTGTTCTCTGCATCTCTCCACCAACAACACTTCTGATTCAACCTCTTTTGCAGTTTCCTATCTCATCAACACTTTCAACTTCTCTCCAAAACTTGCTTCCAAACTCTGCTCCACTTACAATATTTGTTTCCAGACTGCACAAAACCCTGATTTAGTTCTTAACTTCTTTAGAAACAATGGTTTCTCAGAAACCCAATTACGTTATATCATTCCCAAGGCACCATGGCTACTTTCCTGCAACCTCTCCTTAAGGGTCATcccaaagtttgaattttttctatcCAAAGGTGCTTCTGAATCTGACATTGTTAACCTTGTCAGTAAGAACCCTATGGTCCTGGCTCCAAGCTTGGAGAATCATATAGTCCCAACCTATGAATTGTTGTATAGATTCATGCAATCGGACGAGGAAACTATTAATCTTGTAATTCGCAAATCATATTTACTTAGTTCTCATCTTGTGTCATATAACATCAAAATGTTTGTTGATATTGGAGTGAGGGACTCAACCATTTTAAAATTACTTGAGGGGAAATGTAGTTGGTTATTCAAGAAAAACGGAATGCCGAAGATGGTGGAGGAATTAAAGAATTCAGGGTTTCATCCAtcaaaaacaacttttgttATGGCATTGCTTGCTAGAGAAAACAAACCAGCATGGAAAGAGAAAGTTGATTTATACAAGAAGTGGGGTTGGTCTGATGAAGATGTAGAAGAAGCATTTAAAAAGCGGCCTCTTTGTATGATGGTatctattaataaaattaattcagTGATGAATTTTTGGGTCAATCAATTGGGTTGGGATGCTCGCGCCCTTACCAAAGCACCGCTTGTTTTGTCGTCAAGTTTGGAAAAAAGGATCACTCCAAGGGCCCATGTTGTGCAATTTCTGCTGGAGAATGGTCTGCAAAAAGAGAGTGCAAGCTTAACTTATCCATTTGTAGTGTCTGAGAAGTTTTTTCGTGATGCGTATTTAAAACGTTTTAAGGAGGAGTCTTCGAATCTATTAAAGCTGTATGAGGAAAAACTTAGTCTTGCATACACCACCGACAAAAATGGCATGCGATGA